A single window of Nicotiana tomentosiformis chromosome 1, ASM39032v3, whole genome shotgun sequence DNA harbors:
- the LOC138910707 gene encoding uncharacterized protein has product MASGRGRGRDRAKGRGRVRGRGRAQSRARAAAPVVKLQVDLQEEVPVQNVPVGPVQVPEGFIVTLILQDALVRLVSLMEDVAQNGTFPVAPTISQAGGRAQTLTTPTPAQMAPQNQAPAASPVGEVVEGLYIDPTSRIAGTYLGTVLSAILGEVPSYHTERVIPQEI; this is encoded by the exons atggccagcggtagaggtcgaggccgagatcGTGCCAAAGGGCGAGGCAGAGtccgaggccgaggcagagctcagtctagagctcgagcagctgcacctgttgtaaaacttcaggtagaccttcaggaggaggttccagttcagaatgtaccagttggaccagttcaggtcccggaaggattcatagtcaCTCtaatacttcaggacgctctagtccgtttggtaagtcttatggaggacgtggcccagaatggtacatttccagtggcaccaaccatctcacaggctgggggaagaGCACAAACTCTCACTACTCCTACTCCGgcgcagatggctccccagaatcaggctccagcagcctcgccagttggg GAGGTGGTGgagggattatacattgacccgaccagtcggatcgccggCACTTACCTGGgaacagttctctcagctattcttggagaagttccttcctatcacactgagagagtaattccacaagaaatttga